The sequence TCTTATGCCACTaactattttactattttaagtTCACGCTCTATCACCTCGTTTGCAATAAAAGGTGGACAGTTTGAGATTGTGACCCGGCTTGATGTGGATACCAGCGGTGAAACAATAATAAACTCATCACTTACCGTGATTCCATGTTCCACCAGCTGATCCACAAGCCTCCGCTGACTAACAAACACTACGACCGCTTTATTCATCCGTGATGCGGCCACCATGTTTTTGTTCCCGATTATTCCCCCCATTGCGATAACGACCTGCTTTACTGTGATCTCGGGGCTCGGGACGCACCGCACACCGTGGCGGAGTGAGAGCGGCTCAGCCCCGTCTCCATGGAGCTCCGCCATGTCACTCCGCCGCGgggcttcaccccactcacacagGACAAAGTTTATCAAAGTTTGTGATacacttgtttatttaaaaaaatatttgcaaatatttattgtttatcaAGTGATACAccaaaaaagtgaaaaaacCGAAAAGGTAAACAGTCGCTCTCACACACGCTCTTTCCACGcgcccctcacacacacctcccaGCATgcaccagagagagagagagagagagagagagagagagacggcctttcccaaaccgttccctcctcactaacactccactacaggGTGACACTCCATATGAAGTCACACTCTGTGCTGTGAAGGGAACTTCTAATTAAGGGGAGGGTCTAAATTCAGGAGTCAACTTTGGGACGCCCTCTTTGCTTTTGAGCGGAAGAAGGAATCTGCCGTCACCATGGCTACAGATAGACGCTTTTCTCGCCTTGCTGTCATGTCTTGTGCTCCGTTATCATTTCAGCATCTCCAAGCGGAAATACGAGCTCAGGAGACGCAAGCACCTGCTACTTTATAACtagtataaatgtatagttatgttttaattctccaaaaaatggtgttaaatatgataataatgttaGTGATAGTATTGTTGGGGTAAAATAATTTTGCCATTTATGAAGTTTAAGTTCACCGATCACAGATTTtattactttctttaaaaagactgAAGAAGACTGTGCCTAAATTTGCTCTAACACTTATGAGGAAACCTAATATCATATTTTACTGAAAATGATGTTGGAACCTATATTTTTAAAGCGTTTCCTCTATTCACCTGTCCTAGCTGCACTTCCGTGGAGTGTGGTGGTTGAGTGTGCTCTTGTGTTCACTCGCTGTTGGAGGGTTGTATAGTTCACTCCCCCTCCGCCCTAATTACTTTGGGACAGCCCTTAATGTGGCGAGCactccacgtgaacgcgcaaACTGAGGCGGAGTGGAGAGGCGGAGTGGgtagggagcggattgggattgggggagagagagagagagagagagagagagagagagagcaagtaaaataaattactatTCCTGCAGCAGCTGATGAGCGGGGAAGACACCCTCTCTTTTTGATGTGTGGGGCATTTCTCCCACCTTGTGCGGTGTTTCGTGCTTAGGAGCAGCACATCCTTGCCCAGTCAAGGAATAAGTGACCAGTGTGTGGGTCTTCATAAAAGCAAAGGTGGAGGAGAAGAGCGCTCTTGCTCTTGCCTGGAGCAACTGAGGGGAAGCTCAGGCTTGTGTCCGTGAATTGTGCCAATCAGGGCCAGTTTCCATCTGAGCAGCTCCTCTGCCAGTGCGAAGGAGGTGAGAAAATTGTCACAGGTAATGATGTGTCCCTGGAGCCCCTCTGTCATCTACAGGACCACCCTCATCCCCTCCAGAAGCTAAGGATTAATTTATCCGGGCGGTGGCATAGTGTGTAGGTCCCAGGATCAAACCTGGCTTCTAGGATGTAATGGAGTGTTTGAGGAAGACCAAAATTCCATTCCACCGCTGCGTTGTCCATGTCCTCTCTGCTGTCATCTTCAGATGAGTTGGACTCCAGCTGGTCATTTTCTACCTCTGAGGCCTCCTCCCCATCCGACTCAGAGTCCTCCTCAGAGGAGGTTGAGGAGCCATCCTTGCACTCAGAGTGCATGATCAATTCCAGTGCCTCCTGTGTGCTGTAATGACTTGCCATCTCCTGACCACTCCTGGTCAAGATTTATGAAGTTGGACACACACCGTTATCCAACATCAATAGTGATACACTTTTCAAgacacttattatttattttttcacacacacacacacacacacacacacacacacacacacacacacacacacacacacacgtatcaAGGCACCCTTttagaaaacagtaaaaattgTGAAATTTTGCTGCATGCTTTAAAAAGGAAAAAGTAGTGCCAactgttataaaaataaataaattaaaaattgaaaTCTAGTAGTTCTAAATGAAACTTTAACCTAAATGAAAACATGAGTTTATGTTTAGATAAATGTGGGttaaaaatagcattttcaATGGTTTTTCAATTTTGTCCTTAGGAACAAATGTGTCAGTTTTTGTGTAGCTTAGTTATTTTAGGCTAATTTAAGGAATTGACATAATTCTAAAATttgttaaaaaattaataaccTCTGGCAAATATGAGCTGTATTTATTCAACACAGCCAAAAtggtttgaataaaaaaaatggctcttaaGGGTTAAGTTGGACTAGAGTTTGATGATTATGCTTTCATATAGTTCATTTCAGATATAAGTTAATTGCAGTGTGTtcaattattatataaattttGTATAAATAATAGATTATTATATCTCTACTTGATATTAGTGAGTCCATTGTGCTTTCATTAGAGAAAACAAGTGTACACTGTTACACTTCCATATATTTACAGGCAATTCCCATGGGGTTCCTCACCACCCATATTAACTTTCAAATCTTTTTATAAAAAGGGAGTAGTAGCCTATATGTATGCAGACATTTTCCCCCTTGTAGGACACATTGTATGTGGtctcaaataaaaatgtttatcttgtttattttatgatcacacacagacagtttTGAATCATACTGTATAACATATCATTGGAATatttatatgaatataaaaCGCTTAACGGAAACTTGTGAAATGGTTTTGTAACACCCGTTTTGAGTTGTACCACCCACTTGTTGTATAAGCCCCTCCCACTTGCGGGTATCCTCCCACTTGTGGTATAAGCCCCGCCTACTTGCGGCTGGCCGTGACCGCTTTCTAGCCAATGGCCAGTCGGAGACGGACATTTACTTTCATGAGCAGGCGAACAGACGAACAGGCACAATGAAGCGTAAACAGACTTAAGTTAAGTCATGCaggattttatttagtttatccAGGGGGGTTGAGTAGTTACAGATTTTCTGATAGAACGTGTTTCTGTTCATTTAGAAGGAATGGCTGGTAAGTGCACATTTACTTGAATGTTacgaaaataaaaaagtaacctGTAGGTTACTCGACAGGTTGAGGATGTGCGCATGCGTGGCTTCAGTTTCTAATATTTAGCGCTGTGCTTGAGTTCGGCGTGGCTCTATAGTGTGGAAATGAATAACAACAGTGTAGAGTTAATATGATGGTCTGTACAATACtattcatttaataaaataaaagatcacACTGTGCTGTTTGCGTGTTTTACCCTCAGCCTATTGGAATAAATTGGCTATTTTAAAAATGAGCGATGTGAGCATTGTTTTGCCCATTtcaaataaacaatgtttttatttatttttaattcgtGGCTATTAGTAATTGGTTAacagacaggttgttgggcggccaagTCTCATTGCTGCCAGAGGACAGGAGGACTATGGGGTTCtacaacagaagagctactgagGCTGAATTTATTAAACATTGTAATTCTGGTGATGTTGTGGTACAACAGTGCATTAATCCATTCTGTGTAAGGGTCTGTGTAGTCACAGATCAGAGCCTAAAGCACCTACGATGGGCACACAAAAAGAAGATTAATTGGTCAGACCAATCATTTTTCTATCTGAGATCAGGTCAGGCATGTGTGCATTGCTTACCTGCGTACTTGATGGCACCAGGACACATTGTATGAAGAGCCACCTAGCAATatacagaagttgaaggacctgGTAAAAGATACCACATGATTCCTCCTGTGAAGTCCATGTCTGACAGGGACAGAGGCTTCATGGCCAACTTTCTAATACTTTCTAGTCATACttccagtgggtagcactgtcgcctcacagcaggaaggttctgggtttgatcccaaggtgggacggtccggtcctttctgtgtggagtttgcatgttctccccgtgtctgcgtgggtttactctgactgtgggtgctccggtttcctcacacagtccagagacatgcaagtgaggcgaattggagactctacattgtccatgactgtgttcgatataaccttgtgaactgatgaaccttgtgtcatgagtaactactgtttcctgttatgaatgtaatcgaagtgtaaaacatgacgttaaaatcctaataaacaaacaaacaaactttaagtATGATAATGAGCCATGGCTCAAGCAAACTGGTGCCATGAACATGACAATGAGATCAATGTTTTTTATCAACCTTCCCAGTTACTGAACTGAATCCAATAAAACACTTTTGTGATGTGGTAATATAGGGAGTTCAAAACCTGAAAATTTGCTAAAATCTAAAATATGCTAAATATTCTAAAATCTACCCATGCTAGTTTGAACTAAACTTGTAAAGGTCAATCATGAAAGCACCACTTGTGCATATTATGTGTCGAGACTGATGTGGCAGTTTCTGGATTCTTTAAACACTCAAACATGTAATTGTAACCCAAAGTATGCTTATATGCCAGTGCCAGCATTGTTCTGAGAATAGTTTACCACCCAATGACATCTGGTCAGTGGTAGTGATGTGTGTCTTTGCATTGACTGATGGGTATAAGGTTGTTGACACTGACTGTTTCTAGTATCTGTTGCTATGCACTTAAGGTAGGTATAACTGATAAAAGGATCAATGCATATAAATAGTTTAACTAAATAAGATAGttatgtgtataataataaacataataaaattattgttattgaAAAAGATACACCTTTAAAGGGGCTACAAATGATGGGATACCTCAGATAACCTCAGATTGTGTTTtcgtttgtaattattttaacacCATAATACTTTTTAACAATTAAAACGTGActtattgttttctttataatttTAGAATGTCCAGTAGGAGGCAACATTGATTgagatgaataaattaatttgtcTAACCCTTGTACAagtattacatatttatttataacaagGATAAGTAAAAGTTCAGTAATTATAATATTGCTTTTAAAGTTGCAGAactcattgcaaaatgcttgcAAGCACGAGACATGGCTTATTGTCCCTACAGCAAGTTTCCAGTTGGTGCAGCAATCCTGACATCAGGAGGTGCCATAATCACAGGTATAAAATCAAGTTTATAAATCCTTATGAATGGTTTGCATGGCATAGCAGTGTTTGAATTTTAGTGATTGCTAATCTTTTTCTGACTTTATTGTAGTACTGGAATCCAAACtaatttggtggtgtagaaagttttaaaatgttgtttaacTTTGTTTTCTTGCTGAGAGACCTGCAGACCACATGAATACAGAAGTAATAGTCTGGTTTCTATTATTATGTTCTCTGTGTATGTGCGTACATTAGGTTGTAATGTGGAGAATGCTTCCTACGGCCTGACCGTATGTGCAGAAAGAACAGCCATACAGAAAGCTATTGCAGAGGGCCATAGAAATTTCACTGCTATAGCTGTCACATGGTAAGCCACATGCTCTTCAACACTGATCTAATATTATTAGAAACATAATTGATTATTTCCAAGTATGAATAGTTGACGGGTGAAAGGACAACTTGTGTCAGTTTACTTCTTTTGCAGCATGGACAATGCATGCTTTGCTGCTCTAAAAATAGACAGCTTATTGTATATCtataactggaacatcagttatgGAGCAAACTGTTACAGGAACTGGTTTATTATGTGTACACTTAGGTggtcaaatatttatatatatatatatattttgttagtGATATAGAAGACAGTTTTGTGGGACCGTGTGGAGCCTGCCGTCAGGTGTTATTGGAGGTAGGATTTACTAGttcatagtgtgtgtgtgtgtttgtttttgtcaaATAAATCAGACTTAAGACGTGAATATTCTTAAACTTATACATTGAGCTTGAAAATAATTTTTACTCTTGGCAAAGGCAGGGAACCCTACACAAAAtgtaaattctaataaaatgaAGTATTGATTTTAATACAAAATCATATGTCACACCTTTGCATTTAGTATTTTGTGCAACCTCCATTTGGCAATATGACATCACTTAGTCTTCTCATATAATACCTGATAAGACTAAAGAATACAGAGCAGGGAATCTAAAAGCTGTGGGAGAAAAAATATTAATCTGCagacaagaaaaaaatgttCTACTCATAATACAGTCTCTGATTATGTATTTCATTAAGAGTTGTTTCACCAGAGAGCACTCCTCAATAAAAGATCTCAAGGTTCTCTGTACTACTAGGTTCTTTCATTTGAGCTCACCCCACTACTTTCCCCTACCCCATTTTCCCCCCTTCCCCATATAAGCCTTAAAACCAGATGGTAGGAGTCACTGTGGCAGTGGCAAAGAGATTGATTTCTCAGTTTAGCCTTCCCACCCTTAGACATGTCAGTTTTGTCTGTAAATGGCATGACATTTGTCTGCCAGTGGCACTTGAACCTGGGTTTTAGCGCAGGTGGACTAGAACTTGGTTCCAATTAAAGGTCCACTAGCATCTTACAAACTTTAGGCCCTTATGTTTGTGAGTGAATTCACACCCTTCAAGTAGTTTGGCACATAGTTCATTGTTAACTTCTTGATTATTGCTCTAACAGGGGCTGGGGGCATGCATGCTGGAATCATAatagcctaatgggtagagctgtgggtttaATCCTGGCCCagccatgcagtcactgttgggcccttgagcaaggcccataaccctcttggctccaggggtgccgtacaatggctgtcCCTATTCTCTGACCCCTGGAAAACGCgaataaagaatttaattgtactgtacacctgtttatgtatgtatgataaataaaggcatgCCATTTGCCCTAGATTATCCAGTGTAGTTATTTTAAAGCCATTACCTGATTTTATGAAAGTCAAGAAGGTATAGATGACTGCTTAAGCTTTTTCGACCATCTTTACCAAAGGTGCTATTATTTTTGAAGCTGACTATTGTAACTTCACTATATATACTGATAAAGCCATGTGTTTTTCTCTCTACTCAGTTTGGTACAGAATGGGATATTTACCTGACCAAGCCTGATGGGTCCTACAAAATGACAAGTCTTAGAGAACTGCTGCCTTTAGCTTTCAGCCCAGCTCACCTGGCAAAAAACTGACAATAAAACTATTGAAAATGATAAACATGTGTTTTGAAATGTCTATTgaaaaaatttgtttttaaggcatggattgggggggggggggggggggggggtggagttggcacggtggctaagtgccacagcaagaaggtcctgggttctatccttATCTAtagtggggcagtccaggtcctttctgtctggagtttgcatgttctcctcgtgtctgtgtgggtttaatctgggtgctccgggttttctcccacagtccaaagacatgcaagtgaggtgaactggagatacaaaattgtccatgactgtgttcgatattaccttgtgaactaatgaaccttgtgtagtgagtaactaccatttcctgtcataaatgtaaccaaaactgtaaaacatgatgttaaaacaaTGTTACTTACAATGTTTTCTGAGGTTATCTTGTCAAGTTAACTCATAACTTGCTAGGTAGTCAACAAAATTTAAATCATTCGTTTATTTTAGCCATTAAGCATGCATGAATAAGTAAAATGATTAACTTTAAATATGATAAAACTCTCTCATAAATCCTGTCAGGTGTTAGCTCTTTTATTGTAAGTTAAAGGCCAAACTTAGGATTTGCAGAAAATTATCT is a genomic window of Trichomycterus rosablanca isolate fTriRos1 chromosome 4, fTriRos1.hap1, whole genome shotgun sequence containing:
- the zgc:103586 gene encoding zgc:103586, which codes for MAVAELIAKCLQARDMAYCPYSKFPVGAAILTSGGAIITGCNVENASYGLTVCAERTAIQKAIAEGHRNFTAIAVTCDIEDSFVGPCGACRQVLLEFGTEWDIYLTKPDGSYKMTSLRELLPLAFSPAHLAKN